The following is a genomic window from Micrococcus cohnii.
AGCAACAGCCGGCGCGCGGTCGAGACGATCGTGCTCACCGGGCCACAGTACTTCCCACGAGGGCCTGCACGGGTTCCCGTCGGCCACGCGATCCCGGCACGCCGGGCCCCGCCAGTGGCATGATGGCCCGTGCCCGTCCCGTTCGCGGCACGCCTCGACCCGGCCGCCGCGACGTCCGTCCCCGGCAGAAGGGACCACTGCCAGTGGCACACTTCGTGATCCTCGGCTGCGGCCGCGTCGGCGTCGAGCTGATCCGCATGCTCGAGTCCTTCGGACACAGCGTCGCCGTCGTGGACCGCGACCCGCACGCCTTCACCGCCCTGCCCGCGACCTTCGACGGCCGCTGTGTGCAGGGCGTCGGCTTCGATCGGGACACCCTGGTGCGCGCCGGTATAGAGAAGGCCGTCGGCCTGGCCGCCGTGTCCTCCGACGACGGCACCAACGTGATCGCCGCGCGCGTGGCGCGCGAACACTTCGGCACACGGCACGTCGTCGCTCGTATCCACGACCCCGAACGCGCCCGCGTGTACCAGCGGCTGGGCGTGTCCACGGTCGCGGCGGTCCGCTGGACCAGCGAGCAGGTGTTCACCAAGCTGCTGCCGGCAGGCACCGCCCAGTCCGGGCGCCGCGATGCCACCGGATCTCTGGTGATGACGGAGATCGAGCCGGACCCGCAGTGGTGGGGCCGCTCCGTGGGCGAGATCGAGGACGCGGCCACGGTGCGCGTGGGATACCTGACCCGTTTCGAAGCGGGCCTGCTGCCCACGCAGGCCACGCTGCTGCAGGAAGGGGACGTGCTGCACATCGTCGTCGAGGTCAGCCGCCAGGACGATGCGGAGGCGATCATCATGAGCGCCCCGGAGAGGCAGGAGAACGCATGAAGGTCCTCATCATCGGCGCCGGCGCTGTGGGCTCCTCGATCGCGCGGGAGCTGGCGGCGCACGACCACGAGGTCATCGTGGTGGAACGTCGGCACGACACCGCTGCCCGGCTCTCGTCCCGGACGGGCCACTGCGAAGTGGGCGACGCCTCCGAGCCCGCTGTGCTGCGCCGGGCCGGAGCACAGGGCGCCGATGTGCTCGTCGCGGCCACCGGCGACGACCGGGTCAATCTCGTCGTGTCGCTGCTGGGTCGCAGCGAGTTCGGCGTCGGCCGGACGGTCGCCCGCGTCAACAATCCGCTGAACCGCTGGCTGTTCGACGAGTCCTGGGGCGTCGACGTCGCCGTGTCGACCCCGGACATCATGACCGCGCTCGTCGAGGAGGCGGTCGAGACCGGCGACCTGGTTCGGTTGATGGGCATCGGCTCGGGGGCCGCGGCCCTGACCGCGTTCACGGTGCCCCGCGACCACTGGAGCCTCGGACGTCGCATCGGCTCCATCTCGTGGCCGGACGAGTCGCCTCTCGTGGCCATCCTGCGCGACGGTCGGCCACGCACCGCCGACGCCGACGAGGTGCTCGCCGCGGGCGACGAGGTGTTTTTCCTGGCCGCCGACGAGGCGGCGGTTCAGCTGCGCGCGCTGCTGGTGCCGGGCTCGCGCGAGGCCGAGGCGTCCCGCGGCGCCGAGACCGACCAGGCGAGCCAGAGCCCGAGCGCGTAAAGAGGCAGTCCCATCACGAGCCGCGCCGCGCCCAGGGCCGTGGCCGCCTCCGCGAGGTAGAGCGGCACCTGCACCGCCAGACGCAGCAGCATGACGGCGACAATCACCCAGGTCGCGAGCGCATAGGCCCGCCGACGGACCTCGTTCCGGCGCCAGGCGGTGCCCTCGCCGCGCACGAGGCCGAAGAGCACGCCCATCAGGGGCCAGCGCGCCACGATCGAGGCAATGAAGGCGGCCGAATACCCGGCGTTCGTCACGAAGCCCCACACGTAGAAGTCCCGGGCCTGCCCCGTGCGCAACGCCATGAACACGCACAGCACGACCACTGCCAGCCCGGCCACGGCCTGGGCCGGGGACTGACGTTGGATCACGCGCACCAGGCCCATCACCACAGCGACCGCGACCGCCGCGACACCGGAGGCGAACACCTGCGAGGTGACCAGGAACCAGACCATGAACACGAACGTCGGCAGAGACGCCTCGACGATGCCGCGCACGCCGCCGACGGTGGCGAGGGCGTCGATCCGGCCGTGCTCGTCGACACGCGTGGCCGCGGCCAGACCGCCGAACGCACCCGCTGCGGAGTCCGGGCGCGAGGGCCCCTCGGGCTCGCGCGAGCAGGCCGCGCGGGCCTCGGGACGGGGCCGCGGGTCGGGGTCGTTCTCGGTCGGCATCGTCGCTCCTTGATCGGCGGGTGGTCGATGGTCGGACGCTCAGCGTGACGACGGCGCCTCGATGAGCTCATAGGCCGGGTTGAAGATCGTGGGCACTCCCTCGCTCACCGTGACGGCGCCGGTCACCGTCAGCCACTGGCCGGGCATGATCCGCGGCACCCGCCGGCGTCCGTGCCACAACAGGCGAATCGTCTTCTCGGGGCGCCGCTGGTCCGGCCGGGGTGGGCCCGGGGCAAGCTCGGCGGTGAAGACCACGGGCGCGTCGGCGCCCGGCACGGTCACCTCCGTGACCACGCCGCGGTGCACGCTTTCTGCCGAGACGGTCGGGCTCATGCCGCGCGACTCACCTGATCTCGGTGATCTCAGGGCCCCGCTCGGGCAGCTCAGGAGCCGGCCGCGCGGTCTGCTCGGGCGCGCCCTCTCTCCGATTCGAGGCCGACTGCCCGGGTGCCTGCGCCGCGTCGCCGGAGGCCGCCTCTCGGCCGGGGCGGCGTCGGCGCACCGGCTTCACGTTCTTCGGCGGATGCAGCGGGAGCAGGTCGCGCGGCGCCATCGGCGCGTCACCGCGCACGATGACCAGATCGGCAAAGACCTGCTCGAGGGACTCCGAGTCCTCCGGGCTGCGGGCGGCCTCGCCACGGATCAGCCCGCGCACGAACCACCGAGGACCGTCCACACCGAGGAACCGCAGCGTCGTCCATCCCGGCGAGCCGTCGGGCATCTGCGCGGGCATGCGCCCGAGCACTTCCGTGCCGAACCGTCCCTCGCGCTCGACCACTGTGGCCCCGGGGGTCTTCCCGAGGGTCGTACTCAGGTCCTCACGCAGCTCGTCCCAGACGCCCGTACGCCGAGGCGCCGCGAACGCCTGCACCTGCAGCGAGGACGAGCCGAGCTTGACCGTGACAGCGACGACCTCCTTGGTCTTGTCCTCCAGGTCGAGCCGCAGCTCCATGCTCTTGATCGCGCGCACGCGGACCGCGCCGAGGTCGATGTACCCCTCGGTCGTGTCGCGGTCCTTCACGTCGTAGGGGCCATCGGTCGACTCGCCGCTGGCCACGAGCCCCGCGGCAATCTTGTCCCGCTCATCCATCAGCTCCTCCGGGAGCGTGATCTGTTCATGGCGTACGTTCCGGTTGCGTCCGAAGATCACTGCGCGTCACTCTCCTGCACGGTCTGGGGCATGTCGGTCCCCCGCCCCGACTCGAAGCCGCCCGTCGAGCCGAAGCCCGCCGCGCCGCGGTCCGACTCCTCGAGGGCCTCGACCTCGACGAACTCCGCGTGAGCCACCTGCTGGATCACCAGCTGCGCGATGCGGTCGCCGCGGCGCAGCTCGATCGGGGCGCTCGGGTCAAGGTTGATCAGCGGGACCTTGATCTCTCCGCGATAGCCGGCATCGATGGTGCCGGGCGCGTTCACGACACTGAGCCCATGACGCACGGCCAGGCCCGACCGGGGATGGATGAAGCCGGCGTGTCCGGCCGGCAGCGCCACGGCGACGCCGGTGGGCACGAGCGCCCGCTCGCCCGGAGCGAGACTGACGTCGACGGTGGTCCGCAGATCCGCGCCGGCGTCCTGAGCCAGCGCGTAGGCGGGCGGCTCGACTCCCGGGTCGAGGCGCTTCAAGGGCACGGTCAGGCGCGGGGACTCAGTCACAGCCGGTCACTCTACCCGAGCGTGGCGTGCCGTTCCGGCCCCCCTCGGAGACCGGTTCGACGCGTCCGTGCCCCGCGACGGGGCGGGAGCCTGCGGTGGCGTGTGGGAAGCTGGACGACATGCACGAACACCGCTCCGACCGCGCCCGCGACGGCGCCGACACCGCCACCGCGGCAGGCCTCAACTCCCCCGGATCCCCAGCACACGACACCGCCCACGACGACGTTCCGCAGAGGACCGGGCAGGACGGCACCGGCCGCACAGGAACGCTGTACCGAGAGGCGCTGTCGCCCTCACTCGGGGTGTGGCTCGTCTCGGCACTGCTGGCGGCCCTGTGCATCTTGGTCTTCGCCCCGGTGAACATCGGCACCGGCATCGCGGCCGCCGTCCTGTTCCTCGGCATCGAGATCGTCCTGCTGCAGGCGACGACCCCCCGGATTGTCGTCACCGACGCCGAGGTGCGTCTGGGGCGAGCACGGATCGAACGCGAGCACATCGGGGAGGTCACCGGCTACCGCGGCGAGCACGCCCGGGAGCAGCAGCGCGCACGGCTGCACGGACGCGCATACGTGTGCATGCGCGGCTGGATCGGCCCGGTCGTGCGTCTGCAGATCACGGATCCGCGGGACAAGACTCCGTACTGGCTGACCAGCACCCGCCACCCCGAGCGGCTCGTGGAGGCACTCGGCGGATCGATGCACGCCGGGTCCTGTTCCGCGCAGTCCTCCCCTGCGCAGCCGCGGCGAACCGACTGACCGGCCTGTCCCGCACTGGCCGCCCCTCCGGACACACGAAGGCCGCCCTCTCACCGGTCGAGCCGGTGATGGGCGGCCTGGGTGTCGTCGTCACCCGGCCCCGCCGGGTGTGCGGACGAGCTCAGCCCTCACAGTCGGTGCAGAACACCATGCCGTTCTTCTCCTTGGCCGCCTGCGACCGGTGACGCACCAGGAAGCAGGAGGCACACGTGAACTCATCCGACTGGGCGGGCAGCACCCGCACCATCAGCTCTTCGCCAGAGAGGTCAGCGCCGGGAAGCTCGAACCCCTCGGCGGCCTCCGTCTCGTCCTCATCGACGACGGCCGACTGCGTGTCGGTGCGACGCGACTTCAGCTCCTCGATGGAGTCCTCGCTGACCTCGTCGTCGTTCTTCCGGGGGGCGTCGTAATCGGTGGCCATGATCGGGTCTCACAATCCGCGTCGTGTGGGGTGTCGCTTCCAGGACTGGAAGCGGCGGCATCTGCTCACGTGGCCGACCCTGCCGCTCGACCGTGCCGTTCCCGCCGGGCTGCGCCCAGGGGCGTCCGAAGCCGGACGCACGGGCCGGTCGATGTGCACGGGCCGCCGTTGGGCGTAGATTGTGCACGAACATCGCCCGCACTCCAAATGAGGTTGACCTGCCCGGGCGGGCACAGACACTAGGATGCGGACCAACGCGCGACACCGCCGTCAAAACAGCCGCGGCGGGCCGCAGGAATACGCGCGACCAAGGCACGAGACGAACACGATTGCGAGGCACCGCGCCATGGCTCAGCTCCGAGCGGCATCCCTGGTGCAGGACGGCACCGTCCTGCGTCTGCTCGATTCCGAGGACACCGAGCACACGCTGCCGATCACCGAGGAGCTACTCGCTGAGCTCGAAGACGCCCGTCCCGCCGAAGCCGGGAGTGCGGAGGAGCAGAAGCGCGCCGACGGCCCGTCCGCGCCCGTCGAGGGCGTCGCGCAGCCGGCGACGGCGCCGGGCCCGTCGACCACCGCAGATGACCGCGCCCGACGCGAGGACGGCGAGCAGCGCGCTGCGGGCGCGGCGCCCGAGTCGGCATCCGCCGGCGCCCGCACCGAGTCGGCCTCCCCCGCCCCTGCCGAACCCGCCACGCCGCTCTCGCCTCGGCAGATCCAGGCCCGCATCCGAGCCGGTCACTCCGCGCAGCGCGTGGCCGAGGAGACGGGTACGTCGTTGGAGCGGGTGAAGACCTTCGAATACCCGGTCCTGGCCGAGCGCGGCTGGATCGCCCAACAGGCCCGCGAGACGCAGATCTGGGTCGGCGGCCCGGACCTGTACTCGGACATCGTCGAGGACGGCGGTCCCAGCACCCTGGGCGAGCTCGTCGAACATCGCCTCACAGAACTGGGCCTGGCCCCGGGACTGGCACAGTGGGACGCCTGGCGCGAGCCGCATGGCGCGTGGACCGTCGCCGCGCGGTTCCCCGTGCCCCCCTCCGAGGCCCTGCCCACCGACCAGGAGCCGCCGGCGACATGGACCTACCGGGCTGCGACCCGGTCGGTGGACCCGGCCGACGACTGGGCCCGTTTCCTCTCGGCGGCCCATGCATGGGACCTGACGACGCAGGAGGAGTCCGACGACCAACAGGCCGCGCAGGCCCTCTCTCCGGAGCCCCGGCAGGACGCCGACACGGCGGACCGCGACGGCGAGGTGCCGCCGACCCGGCAGGACTCCGGAACGCGCGACGGTGAGCTGCTCGACGTGCTGCGGGCCCGCCGCGGACAGCGGGCCGACTCGGCGCGCACGGGCGATGAGGCCCTGGCACGGTTGATCTCGCACCGCTCCGCCGATCCGGCTGCCGCAGCCGAGGCCGAGGAGGATCATCCCGCACGCAAGGCCGACCGCTCGGCACTGTCCGCCGTGCCCGACCTCGAGCACGAGGCGTCCTCCGACGAGGCCGAACAGGACGAGGCCGCGCACCAGCAGCCCGAACGCTCAGCGGGCCCGTCGCGCCGCGCCCGCCCGGCCATGCCCGCTGCCGCGCCTGCCCGTGCCGAGCGTCCGCGCTCAGGTTCCAAGCGCCCGTCCGTGCCGAGCTGGGACGAGATCGTCTTCGGCCGACGCGGCGACTGAGCGGCGTCCGCGCGCGGCCACGGTGTCGGCCCCTCAGGCACCCAGCAGCAGGAAGGGCACCTCGCGCTCGGCGCGAGTCGGGGCGCCGTGGTGCCCGACCATGTCGAAGGCGTGGGCGCCGACGCGACGCCCGTCGTAGAGGGCAAGGTCGCCGTGGGCGGCGATCAGCAGGTCTCCGATGCGCGGCCTCACCCGTTCCGTGACCCGAGCCCCGAACCAGCCGGCCTGGATCGCCTCGTCACGAGTGAGGACCCACGCGTGCGCGCCCCACGTCTCCTGCCAGGCCGCGCACAACGCCTCCCGGCGCTGGGCCGAGGCCTGCGCCTCGACGTGCAGCTGCACCAGACGCGGCTCCCCCGCCGTGTGCGCCACGCCGTCGAGCAGCTCCGGCCGTTCGAGGTCGCCGTCGGCCGTCAGCGCGGCATAGTCGATCCGACGGGTGGCCGGCACGTCGACCATGCCGTGGTCCCCGGTGATCCCCAGGGTCGTGTTGGCCGGCAGCCGCGAGTGCAGACGCCGCAGCACGGCGTCGATCTCCTCGAGCGCGTAGAGCCAGTCCGGTGAGCCGACACCGGTGCGGTGACCGGCCTTGTCCAGCTCGTTGAAGTACAGGTACACGAACGCCCGGTCGCGGTTGCGTCCCACCGTCTGCAGGGCCCGCTGGCCCCGGGCTGCCATGGTCGTGGCGCCGAGGAACTCGCCACCGCGCAGGGAGGCCCGGGTCAGCGCCGAGTCGGCGAAGGCCGGCAGCGACACCGTGACCGTCTCGACCCCGTCGGCCTGGCACCGCTGCAGCACCGTGGGCAGCGGCTGCCACGCGGCCGGATCGGTCCGCTCGTCCCAGCCGCCCAGCTGATTGACGACGACGCCGCGGTCGGGGTCGAGCACGTCGTAGCCGACCACACCGTGCTCGCCAGGATCGACACCGGTGCCCAGACTCGTCAGCGAGGCCGCCGTGGTCGTGGGCACGGCCACCTGCAGCACTCGGCCGTGTTCGGCCATCGCCTGCTTGAGGAACGGAGCATGACCGCCGAAGCGGCGCAGCACGGCCCGGCCCAGACCGTCCACGAGCACCACGATCGCCCGGCGCGTCGCCGGCCAGTCCAGCGCGTTCTCGTACTCGGGCACACCGAGCGCGGCGGCCGCCGACGGCATGACCGAGCGCAGAGACGACTCGGCGGGGACGACTCCGGACGGGAACTCAGGCGAG
Proteins encoded in this region:
- a CDS encoding NAD-binding protein, encoding MAHFVILGCGRVGVELIRMLESFGHSVAVVDRDPHAFTALPATFDGRCVQGVGFDRDTLVRAGIEKAVGLAAVSSDDGTNVIAARVAREHFGTRHVVARIHDPERARVYQRLGVSTVAAVRWTSEQVFTKLLPAGTAQSGRRDATGSLVMTEIEPDPQWWGRSVGEIEDAATVRVGYLTRFEAGLLPTQATLLQEGDVLHIVVEVSRQDDAEAIIMSAPERQENA
- a CDS encoding potassium channel family protein, which gives rise to MKVLIIGAGAVGSSIARELAAHDHEVIVVERRHDTAARLSSRTGHCEVGDASEPAVLRRAGAQGADVLVAATGDDRVNLVVSLLGRSEFGVGRTVARVNNPLNRWLFDESWGVDVAVSTPDIMTALVEEAVETGDLVRLMGIGSGAAALTAFTVPRDHWSLGRRIGSISWPDESPLVAILRDGRPRTADADEVLAAGDEVFFLAADEAAVQLRALLVPGSREAEASRGAETDQASQSPSA
- a CDS encoding DUF3159 domain-containing protein translates to MPTENDPDPRPRPEARAACSREPEGPSRPDSAAGAFGGLAAATRVDEHGRIDALATVGGVRGIVEASLPTFVFMVWFLVTSQVFASGVAAVAVAVVMGLVRVIQRQSPAQAVAGLAVVVLCVFMALRTGQARDFYVWGFVTNAGYSAAFIASIVARWPLMGVLFGLVRGEGTAWRRNEVRRRAYALATWVIVAVMLLRLAVQVPLYLAEAATALGAARLVMGLPLYALGLWLAWSVSAPRDASASREPGTSSARS
- a CDS encoding DUF3710 domain-containing protein; amino-acid sequence: MIFGRNRNVRHEQITLPEELMDERDKIAAGLVASGESTDGPYDVKDRDTTEGYIDLGAVRVRAIKSMELRLDLEDKTKEVVAVTVKLGSSSLQVQAFAAPRRTGVWDELREDLSTTLGKTPGATVVEREGRFGTEVLGRMPAQMPDGSPGWTTLRFLGVDGPRWFVRGLIRGEAARSPEDSESLEQVFADLVIVRGDAPMAPRDLLPLHPPKNVKPVRRRRPGREAASGDAAQAPGQSASNRREGAPEQTARPAPELPERGPEITEIR
- the dut gene encoding dUTP diphosphatase, translating into MTESPRLTVPLKRLDPGVEPPAYALAQDAGADLRTTVDVSLAPGERALVPTGVAVALPAGHAGFIHPRSGLAVRHGLSVVNAPGTIDAGYRGEIKVPLINLDPSAPIELRRGDRIAQLVIQQVAHAEFVEVEALEESDRGAAGFGSTGGFESGRGTDMPQTVQESDAQ
- a CDS encoding DUF3093 family protein, which gives rise to MHEHRSDRARDGADTATAAGLNSPGSPAHDTAHDDVPQRTGQDGTGRTGTLYREALSPSLGVWLVSALLAALCILVFAPVNIGTGIAAAVLFLGIEIVLLQATTPRIVVTDAEVRLGRARIEREHIGEVTGYRGEHAREQQRARLHGRAYVCMRGWIGPVVRLQITDPRDKTPYWLTSTRHPERLVEALGGSMHAGSCSAQSSPAQPRRTD
- a CDS encoding DUF4193 domain-containing protein, with the translated sequence MATDYDAPRKNDDEVSEDSIEELKSRRTDTQSAVVDEDETEAAEGFELPGADLSGEELMVRVLPAQSDEFTCASCFLVRHRSQAAKEKNGMVFCTDCEG
- the sepH gene encoding septation protein SepH produces the protein MAQLRAASLVQDGTVLRLLDSEDTEHTLPITEELLAELEDARPAEAGSAEEQKRADGPSAPVEGVAQPATAPGPSTTADDRARREDGEQRAAGAAPESASAGARTESASPAPAEPATPLSPRQIQARIRAGHSAQRVAEETGTSLERVKTFEYPVLAERGWIAQQARETQIWVGGPDLYSDIVEDGGPSTLGELVEHRLTELGLAPGLAQWDAWREPHGAWTVAARFPVPPSEALPTDQEPPATWTYRAATRSVDPADDWARFLSAAHAWDLTTQEESDDQQAAQALSPEPRQDADTADRDGEVPPTRQDSGTRDGELLDVLRARRGQRADSARTGDEALARLISHRSADPAAAAEAEEDHPARKADRSALSAVPDLEHEASSDEAEQDEAAHQQPERSAGPSRRARPAMPAAAPARAERPRSGSKRPSVPSWDEIVFGRRGD
- a CDS encoding alkaline phosphatase family protein, coding for MSSPEFPSGVVPAESSLRSVMPSAAAALGVPEYENALDWPATRRAIVVLVDGLGRAVLRRFGGHAPFLKQAMAEHGRVLQVAVPTTTAASLTSLGTGVDPGEHGVVGYDVLDPDRGVVVNQLGGWDERTDPAAWQPLPTVLQRCQADGVETVTVSLPAFADSALTRASLRGGEFLGATTMAARGQRALQTVGRNRDRAFVYLYFNELDKAGHRTGVGSPDWLYALEEIDAVLRRLHSRLPANTTLGITGDHGMVDVPATRRIDYAALTADGDLERPELLDGVAHTAGEPRLVQLHVEAQASAQRREALCAAWQETWGAHAWVLTRDEAIQAGWFGARVTERVRPRIGDLLIAAHGDLALYDGRRVGAHAFDMVGHHGAPTRAEREVPFLLLGA